GCTGTCCCAGGCGGCGAGCGCCAGCTCCGGGTCGACCACCCGCTCGCCCTGTGCCACCCGGCGGATGGCACAGGCGAGCTGGTCCGGCGGGGCGTCCTTGAGGATGAAGCCCCGGGCGCCTGCGGCGAGCGCACGGCGGAAGGTGCCCGGCCGCCCCAGGCTGGTCAGGATGAGCGACTGGCAGTCGGGCACCTTGCGGCGGAGTTCGGCCGTGGCGGTCAGCCCGTCCACGCCCGGCAGGTCGATGTCGATCACGGCGACGTCTGGCTGGTGGACGAGGGCCATCGGAACGATCTTGTCGCCGTCGGCCACCTCTGCCACCACCTCGATGTCGGGTTCGAGCCGCAGGAGAGCCACCAGCGCCCCGCGCACCATGTGCATGTCTTCGGCCAGCAGGACCTTCATGCCCAAGTTCCCCCGTGTCGTGCTCCGTCAGGCGTCTGCTCTGGTCAAGGGCAGCAGAAATCAAGCACCGCAGTGGTCCGGCACTGCAGAAGGTGCGTAGCGGTCAGACGGATCGTACGCCGGACGCCCAGCCGAATCCATGTCCGATAACCGCAGACCCCGTCCGGGACGCGACCCCACCGGTCCGCGTCCCGGACGGGGCAACCGCCCGTCACGCCGCGAGTGGCGCCCTCGGTGCTCCCGCCATCGCCCCCGCCAGCGAGACGTCGAGCAGCGCGGCGGCGGCCGTGTCACCGCGGTGCCGTCCTCCGGGTACGTACGGCCCGGTGTCGTGCATCGCCCAGCTGACGGTGTAGGCGTCCGCCACCCGGGCGGTGCCGAAGACCCACTCCGGCCCGGTGCCCGGCTCGCCGTCGGGGGTGAGCACGCGCGGCCGGCCTGCGTCGACATCGAACCCGAAGGCGCTGAACCGGAACCGCATCCCCTGTCCGATCGCCTTGCTGTACGCCTCCTTGAGCGTCCACAGCCGCACCATCTCGCCGGGCCGCCGGTCCTCGCCGACCTCGCCGAGCTGCGCGATCTCGTGCGGGGTCCAGAAACGCGATTCCATGCCGGTGAGCCGCATGCGCCGCCGGGTCAGCTCCACGTCCACCCCGATGCCGCCGCGCGCCGAGACCCCGACCAGCAACAGGTCCCCGGTGTGGCTGAGGCTGATGTCGAGCTGCGCGCAGCCGCGCAGGTACGGACGCCCGCCGGGCCGGTAGGCGAGTTCCACGGAGTGCGGGGGCGCACCGACCGCCCGCCCGGCGACGTACTTGATCAGCCGTCGGGAGGCGGCGAAACGGGCCCGCACCGGCTCGTGCGCCATGCCCGCGTAGCGCTCCCAGTCCGCGCCGAGCAGGTCGCGTAGCCCGGCGTCGTCGAGGTCGGCGGGGCGCCAGTCTTCGAGCACGCCGTAGACGAGGGCCGCGCCACGCTCGTGCAGGCTGCGCTCGATGCGCTGCCAGGGACCGGCGGGACCGCGCAGCCGCACCGGCCGCTGGTCGGACAGGGCGGTGTTCACGTCGTGCACGTCGTTCACCACGGCTCACCCGCCGCGCCCAGGGCACTCGGGGCGCCCGGGACGCCGTCGAGCGCGAGGCGGGCCCGCCGCCGCTCGGCGGCGAGGTGCCGGGCGAGGGAACCCACGGTCGGGTGGTCCCACGCGGCGGTGGGCTCCAGCACGGTGCCGCAGGCGCGTTCCGCCTCCGCGGCGAGCGCCACCGCGCCGAGCGCGTGCAGCCCGTTCTCCTCGAAGGTCCGCGTCACGTCCAGCTCCCACACCGCGCACCCGAGCAGGTCGGCCAGGCACCCGGTCAGCCACTCGCCCAACCGCCCAGCTTCCCGGTGGAACACCTCGGCGTCGCTCACGTCCCCACTCCCTCCCCTGTGGCCATCCCCGACGCGTACAAGTCGTAGGTGCGCCCGCTGTGATAACGGTCGAGAACCTCTCGCAGGACCCCCTCGGTGGTGGGCGTGCGACGGGCCGGGAGCGGGCGGCCAAGCCGCTGGGTGAGGCCCATGAGCGCCTCGGTCACCCAGGCCGGCTGGGCGAGGAAGGAGTCCGGGTCGCCGCTGTGCGCCTGCCATACGCCGAGGCACGCGGCGCCCGCGGTGACGAGTGCGTACCGGTCGGCGAGCGCGTACATGGGCGGCGTGGCGAGCGCGGCGGGTTCGCCGGGCGGCAGCGCGCGGCAGTCCTCGCGCAGCCCGCGCAGCTCGTCCTGGAGGCCCTGCGCCAGCTCGCGCAGCGGTTCCAGGGCGGCGGGGCCGACCCCGGGCGGTCCCTGCCACGAGCCGCAGGCCCGCACCGCCTCGCAGAGCGTCCCGGCGAGCGGGTCCGCGCCGGCGGTGAGCGCGAGCCGGCCCAGGTCGGCCGGGGGCAGCGGGCCGTCGGTGAACAGCGCGGCGGGCGCGCCCGGCCCGCGCAGCCACGCATCGCCGGCGAGCCGGGGGAACTGCGGCAGCATCGCCGCCAGACCGGCGGCGGCGCCCGCCCTGCCCAGCCCGGCCCGGGGCAGGTCGCGCAGGTAGCGGCGGAGGACGCCGTAGCCGCCCTCGTCGGCGTGGAAGCGTGCGCCAAGCACCGGCGCGAGGTTCTGGACGGTCTCCTGAAGCAGCCCGGGGACCAGGTACTCGGTCACCGCGGTGGGCAGACTGGAGTGCTCGGGCAGCAGATGCAGCGCACGGGCGGCGACGAGCGCGAGGCAGTCGCAGACGAGCAGCGTGACGAACGCCCGCGCCACCGCGGCCCGGTGGTGCGGATGTTCGAGCGGCGCCCCGCCGTACGACGGGTGCTGCAGCCCGCACTCCACCGCGGTGCGCAGCGCGGTGTCGGCTCCGCCGAGCACCATGCCGGGCACGAGCGAGCGGGTGACCTGGAGGCACCGCAGCGCCAGCGGGGTCCCGTCGCCGGCCCCGCCGAGCAGCGCGTCGCCGGGCACCGGGAGGTCGTGGAACTCCAGCCCGCGGCGGTGGCCGTCGCCGACCGCGCCCGGGTCCCGCGGCATCAGCCGGACGCGGTCGGCGTCGGCACCGGCGAGATCGACCAGCAGCGCGGAGTGGCTGTGGCCGCCCTGGTCGGGGGAGGTGCGGCCGAAGACGACGAGCGCGTCGGCCTGCGCCGCGTGCGCCACGGCGGGCTTGACGCCGTCGAGCAGGAAGCCGCCCCCGTACGGCACCGCGTCGTACTCGCCCCGCAACAGTTCGCCGCCGTAGGGGAGTTCCTGGTGGGCCGCGGCGAGCGTACCGCCGCGCAGAAGCAGCTCGGCGGCCCGCCGGCGCTGCCCGGGGGCGCCCGCCGCCCAGACCGTCACGGCGCCGGGCAGCGAAGCGGCGGCGTGTGCGGTGCCGAGCGGGGTGTCGCGCCGGAAGAGGACGCGGGCCATCCGTACGAGTCCGTCCCACCGTGTCAGCCGCCCGCCGAGTTCCTCGGGCACCAGCTCGGTGGCGAAGCCGAAGCGGAGCAGCTCGCGCGCGGCCCGCGGGTCGGGCGCGCCCTGCTCGTCGGCGGCGCGCAGGGCCCGGTGGCCGAACGGGTTGCCGGACGCCTCCGGGTCCCCCAGCAGCTCCTCCAGCGCGGCGACCCGCCGCTCGACGACCTGTTCCTGCGTCATCTCGGTTCTCCCTCCGCCATCGGGAACGGGAGGAGGGAGAAGGGCCTCCCGTCCTCGTACTGCCGGATCATCACCGTGGCCAGCCGGTCGAAGAGCGCCCCGTCGGCGCCGGACGGCGGCCGGACGCCGAGGTGGGCGAGGACGCGCGTCAGGCACGCCTCCAGCCACAGGCCGTCCCGCCACAGCCCGTCGGGGCCGTCCCCCACCGCCGGCCCGCCGCCCAGCCAGAGCCCGGCACAGACCGCGCCCGCGAAGCACAGCGCGTACCCGCGACCCAGGCCCGGGTCGCCGGTCACGGCCGGTCCCGGCAGTCGCTGGTGCAGCGTGTCGGTCACCTCGAGCAGCCGCTCGGCGTGGCCTGCCGCCACACCGAACTCCGGTGCGGCACGGGCGAGATGCCGCAGCCGCCGCACGGACAGCGGCAGCGTGCCCAGCACCGCGCTGCCGTGCCGGGAGAACAGGCCGATCCGCTCCGGCGCGAACGGCACGACGGCCTCCGCCGCACCGAACAGCCGGTCGAGCTGCGGCCGGTGGTCGTGGGGCGAGCGGTGGCCGCGCACGAGCGACCTGAACTGCGCCGCCAGCACCTCCCGGCACAGATGGGCGTCCTCCGCCAGCGCGGCGGCCCCCGTGAGTTCCGGGACGAGCAGCCCCACCACGGCCGAGGTGACGCTCAGTTCGCCCGGCAGCAAATGCACCGAGCGGACGGCGACCAGGCTCAGCGCCTCGCACAGCAGCAGGTCCGCGTACGCCTCGGCGAATCGCCGGGTCTGCGGCGGCCTGCTGCCGGCCAGCCGCTCGCGCAGCGCGTGCTCGGCCGCGCCGAGCGGTAACGCCGAACCGGCCGCCCATCCCAGCTGACGTGCCTTCAGCACGATCTCCGCACCGCGTCCCTCACCGCCCACGAGGGCGTCCGCACCAACCCGCGTGTCGCAAAATGCGAGCCGCCGGCTTCCGGACGGGCCGCCGCGGCCGGGCAGGCTGTCGGGGCGGAGCAGCAGCAGCGAGTGGGCGCGAGGGGTGGCCACCGGCGAGGTCCGGGAGAGCAGGCTCACGTACGAACCCGGCGCCAGGTCGTCGCCGACCCACTCCTCGCCGTCGACGCGGTAGCCGCCCACCACGGGGTACGCGGAGACGCCGGTGTGGGGCTCCGGACCCATGCCGGGCACGGCGAGCGACGACGCGATGCGCGTGCCGCCCACGACCAGCCGCCCGACCCGGTGCGCCGCGACCGCATCGTCCGAGACCCACACCGGCGCCACCGCGTGGAACGTGCGGCCGTGCGCCAGCGCGACGCCCGGGTCGCGCCGGGCCACCATGCGCAGCGCCTGATGGAGCTCGGTGTAATCGGTGAGCTCGCCGCCGTACTCGGCGGGGACGTAGTACGCGGACAGCCCGCACCGGTCGAGTGCCGCGCATACCCCCGGACGCCTGCGGCGCCGGACCGCCCCGCCGCCGTCCAGCGCCCGCTCCAGCCGGGTCGCGAAGCGCCGGAACCGCAGCCGCCTCCGCTCCCCCGTCATGGCTCGCCCGCCTCGCGGTCGGCGGCCCGGAGCGGGTACGGCCCCGCCCTCAGCGTCCGCTCGAGCCAGCGCTCCAGGTCGGTGAGGGGCAGGTCCGCGCGGACCCGTTCGGGGTGCAGCGGCGGTGGGCCGAGCAGGGGCGGGGCCGCGGCGTCCGCCTCGGGGCCGCTCAGCCAGGACAGGGGGACAGGTCCGCCCAGGCAGACGCAGACCGCCTGCATTCCCTCCGTGGCGAGCAGCCGGACCACGACACCGCCCAGCCTCCGCCAGCACCTCTTCACCCGTCCCTCTCCTCTGCACCGGGGGCTCCACACCCCGTCGGCACAGCCTCCCCCCGTCCCCTCAACGCCCGCTCCAAAACCGCCCGATAAACCTCCGCGGACCTCGGGCCGCCCGTCGGTCCCCGAAGGACGAGACGCTGTTGGGGTTGTCGGTCTGGGCTCGAACCCGAGCCTGGAGGGCTGTGAGGGCGGAGGGCGGGGTGGCCGCCGGCGGGATGACGATGCTGTGCGTCTTGAGCAGCCTCCTGATCTTCAGCAGGGTGCGGTGCATGGCGGTCCGACTGCTGTCGAACAGCACCGCGAGGGGTTCCGCGGCCAGGGCGACCCGCAGGTGAAGGACGGCTGCCAGGACCTGGTCGGGGAAGGCGAGCCGGGGCGGGCGGCCGCGCTTGACGTCGCCGTCGAGTGCCAAAGCGTCGGTGAGATCGCTCAGTTGCTGCCGTGACATGCCGGTCAGGGCGGGGTCGGACAGGAAAGCGTGGTCCCACTCCGGGGCCGGCTTCTGCGGAGCCCGGGTCGCTGGGACGGCTGGGCAGGGCTGGGTGTGCAGGGCATAGTTCCAGTCGCCGTGGAAGGCGTGTCGGGTCAGTGGCAGGGCCGCCATCTCCGCGTCGCCGATCTGGACTCCGGTTGGGTAGGTGTTGGTGTCCAGCTCGGCCATGACGCGCAGGCCGGTGCGGGTGGTGGTCGCGGCGATGGACTGGACGATGACTTCGTGGCTGGTCAGCGGGCGGCCGCGCCAGTTCATGGTGATGTGGGAGAAGAGCCGGTGCCCGATTTTGTTCCACTTTGATGTGCCCAGCGGCAGGTGGCACACGGTGATGGTCAGTCCTGTTTCGGCAGCGAGCCGGGCGAGTTCGAGCTTCCAGACCCGGGTGCCGTAGCCGTTCGAGCCGCCCGCGTCGGCGGTGATGAGCAGTCGTGTCGCCTGCGGGTAGGCGGCCCGGCCCTGGCCGCACCACCAGCGGCGGATCGATTCCACTGCGAACGCGGCGGTGTCGTGATCGGTGCCCATGTTGACCCAGCCGGTGTCCGCTGCGAGAGCGTAGATCCCGTACGGGACGGCCTTGCCCAGCTGCGGGTCGGCGAAGTCATGGACGTTCACCGGCACCGGATCAGCGGCAGGCCGCCACTGGCGGCCGTTGTTCTTGAACTCGCCGACGAGCTCCTTCTTCTTGGTGTCCACGCTGATCACCGGCTGGCCGGCGTCCCGGTGATCGCGGGCCTGCTCGTTGAGATAACGGAACTGGGCATCCCGGTCCGGATGCTGGCTGCCCTCGACGGTCTTGGCGTTGGCCTGCAGACTGAAGCCTTCCTCCCGCAGCAGGTCCGCGACGGTGTCCGCACTGACTTTGTGCCCGGTCCGAGCCAGCTCCCGCGCCAACGTGCGGGTCGACTTCACCGTCCACCGCAGTGGCGACATGGGATCACCGCGCTCGTCCGGCTCGACCAGCGCCAGCAGTGCCGGCCGCAGCCTCGGATCAAGATCTGCGACCCTCTTGCGGCCCCCGCCCGGCCGCCGCACCCGCCCCAGAGGCTCCTCGCCGGTCTCCAGCTCGAACACGCCCTTGCGGACCGTGGTCTCACTCACCGAGGCCGCCCGCGCGACGGACCGAACACCACCGTGTCCCAGGACACGGGCCTCTGCGGCCATCAGCAGCCGTCGCTGCCGCTCATCCAGATGCGGGAACAACACCGAAAACTTCATGACGAGTTGGGTACGGACCTCGTCCGGGATACGCATACCACACCAACGAGCCTTGGGACGGGAAGCAACACCTTGATGATCTGCAAGCCCTTAGCGTTGTCCCGTAACTGCTGGTCACAGGCGAGATGATCTCTCTGTGGCTGGTGTGATCACGGCGTCGGAACCCTCCTGGATAGCCCTGTTCACCGGGCTGAGCCCGCGGCAGTTCGGCAAGCTCGTCACCGCGCTGCGACGCGAGGGTGGCGACCCCGACCCGGTCCGCAGGGCCGGCTCTGGAGCCTGCCGATTCCAGTCCTGCTGGTAGCCGCGTACTTAGGGGGTTACCGGCGGTACAGGTCTCTGGCTGTGCTGCGGGGATGCCGGCCCCTACGCCGTTGTCCCGGCGCGCAGAGTGCCGACGGTCTAGGCTCCGGGTGCGGGGCCGTCTTCCGCCCGATGCGGCCCCGCACCTCGGTCTCACCGACCTTGCCGCACCCGCCGCTTCAACCTCACGGTGTCCGTTCACCGAACGACAGACTGCCGCGGCAGGACAGACAAGAGGCTCGCTGAGCAGCTCTGGAGGGGGTCACGAACAGGTTTTGACGCGGCCGAAGTCGAGCTGCTCAACGTCGGTGAACTCCATCATCAGGCCCTGGGCGCGGCGGCCGCCGTCGCGGAAGTAGGTCTCGCCCAGGGCCTCGGCGGTGATGGCGCGCAGTTGCTGGTCGGTGGCGCCGGCCTGCTGGGCGTCGAAGAGGCAGGCGGCGTAGGCGGGTGGCAGGGCGAGGGTGAGGTCGTGGATGCGGGCGTCGTCGGTGGTTCCAGGGGCGGAGGTGAAGCCGAAGCGGGCGTGGGTGTCGATGACGAGTCCGGTGGTGGTGGCGGCCTGGCGGCGGGCCTGTGCGCGGATGCGGGGCTGCTAGCGGGCGCGGACGGCGCCGGCCAGGCGCCCGGCTAGTACTCCAGTGCGGTTTCGTGATCTATCCAGCGGATTCGCCGGCGGCCCGTCGTCGGTAGTGGCTGCGTCGGGCTGTTGCCTGGTGGCGTCTACGCCAGTTGGACCAGTGCAGCAGCCTGGCCGCAGTCACGGCTGGTGGGTGGAAGGCGGCGACGAGCAGGTGGCGGATTTCCGGGACGGTCAGCGTGACCGGATCGCGGCTGCGGATGAAGTGGTGCATATCTGCGGGCGGTTCGGGGGCCGCGTCGGCGGCAAGCACGGTCAGGAAGGCCAGGGCGAGCATCGCGAGCGTGATGTGCCGGTGCCAGGAGGTCCAGTGCCGGACCTGGTAGTGGTCGAGTCCGACTTGGCTCTTGGCGGCCTGGAAACACTCCTCGACGCTCCAGCGGACACCGGCCACGCGAACGAGTTCGGACAGGGGAACCTCGGTGGGTGACCAGCACAAGTAGAAGGCGAGTTCGCCGGTGGACCGGTTGCGTCGGATGAGCAGGTGCCGGTGGCTGC
The Streptomyces misionensis genome window above contains:
- a CDS encoding response regulator transcription factor, which translates into the protein MKVLLAEDMHMVRGALVALLRLEPDIEVVAEVADGDKIVPMALVHQPDVAVIDIDLPGVDGLTATAELRRKVPDCQSLILTSLGRPGTFRRALAAGARGFILKDAPPDQLACAIRRVAQGERVVDPELALAAWDSGDNPLTERETEVLKIAGDGADAAEIAGRLFLSVGTVRNYLTAAVTKLGARNRLDAVRIAREAGWV
- a CDS encoding 4'-phosphopantetheinyl transferase family protein, which produces MNDVHDVNTALSDQRPVRLRGPAGPWQRIERSLHERGAALVYGVLEDWRPADLDDAGLRDLLGADWERYAGMAHEPVRARFAASRRLIKYVAGRAVGAPPHSVELAYRPGGRPYLRGCAQLDISLSHTGDLLLVGVSARGGIGVDVELTRRRMRLTGMESRFWTPHEIAQLGEVGEDRRPGEMVRLWTLKEAYSKAIGQGMRFRFSAFGFDVDAGRPRVLTPDGEPGTGPEWVFGTARVADAYTVSWAMHDTGPYVPGGRHRGDTAAAALLDVSLAGAMAGAPRAPLAA
- a CDS encoding acyl carrier protein, which codes for MSDAEVFHREAGRLGEWLTGCLADLLGCAVWELDVTRTFEENGLHALGAVALAAEAERACGTVLEPTAAWDHPTVGSLARHLAAERRRARLALDGVPGAPSALGAAGEPW
- a CDS encoding acyl-CoA dehydrogenase family protein, which produces MTQEQVVERRVAALEELLGDPEASGNPFGHRALRAADEQGAPDPRAARELLRFGFATELVPEELGGRLTRWDGLVRMARVLFRRDTPLGTAHAAASLPGAVTVWAAGAPGQRRRAAELLLRGGTLAAAHQELPYGGELLRGEYDAVPYGGGFLLDGVKPAVAHAAQADALVVFGRTSPDQGGHSHSALLVDLAGADADRVRLMPRDPGAVGDGHRRGLEFHDLPVPGDALLGGAGDGTPLALRCLQVTRSLVPGMVLGGADTALRTAVECGLQHPSYGGAPLEHPHHRAAVARAFVTLLVCDCLALVAARALHLLPEHSSLPTAVTEYLVPGLLQETVQNLAPVLGARFHADEGGYGVLRRYLRDLPRAGLGRAGAAAGLAAMLPQFPRLAGDAWLRGPGAPAALFTDGPLPPADLGRLALTAGADPLAGTLCEAVRACGSWQGPPGVGPAALEPLRELAQGLQDELRGLREDCRALPPGEPAALATPPMYALADRYALVTAGAACLGVWQAHSGDPDSFLAQPAWVTEALMGLTQRLGRPLPARRTPTTEGVLREVLDRYHSGRTYDLYASGMATGEGVGT
- a CDS encoding acyl-CoA dehydrogenase family protein translates to MTGERRRLRFRRFATRLERALDGGGAVRRRRRPGVCAALDRCGLSAYYVPAEYGGELTDYTELHQALRMVARRDPGVALAHGRTFHAVAPVWVSDDAVAAHRVGRLVVGGTRIASSLAVPGMGPEPHTGVSAYPVVGGYRVDGEEWVGDDLAPGSYVSLLSRTSPVATPRAHSLLLLRPDSLPGRGGPSGSRRLAFCDTRVGADALVGGEGRGAEIVLKARQLGWAAGSALPLGAAEHALRERLAGSRPPQTRRFAEAYADLLLCEALSLVAVRSVHLLPGELSVTSAVVGLLVPELTGAAALAEDAHLCREVLAAQFRSLVRGHRSPHDHRPQLDRLFGAAEAVVPFAPERIGLFSRHGSAVLGTLPLSVRRLRHLARAAPEFGVAAGHAERLLEVTDTLHQRLPGPAVTGDPGLGRGYALCFAGAVCAGLWLGGGPAVGDGPDGLWRDGLWLEACLTRVLAHLGVRPPSGADGALFDRLATVMIRQYEDGRPFSLLPFPMAEGEPR
- a CDS encoding DUF6059 family protein encodes the protein MKRCWRRLGGVVVRLLATEGMQAVCVCLGGPVPLSWLSGPEADAAAPPLLGPPPLHPERVRADLPLTDLERWLERTLRAGPYPLRAADREAGEP
- a CDS encoding ISAzo13 family transposase: MRIPDEVRTQLVMKFSVLFPHLDERQRRLLMAAEARVLGHGGVRSVARAASVSETTVRKGVFELETGEEPLGRVRRPGGGRKRVADLDPRLRPALLALVEPDERGDPMSPLRWTVKSTRTLARELARTGHKVSADTVADLLREEGFSLQANAKTVEGSQHPDRDAQFRYLNEQARDHRDAGQPVISVDTKKKELVGEFKNNGRQWRPAADPVPVNVHDFADPQLGKAVPYGIYALAADTGWVNMGTDHDTAAFAVESIRRWWCGQGRAAYPQATRLLITADAGGSNGYGTRVWKLELARLAAETGLTITVCHLPLGTSKWNKIGHRLFSHITMNWRGRPLTSHEVIVQSIAATTTRTGLRVMAELDTNTYPTGVQIGDAEMAALPLTRHAFHGDWNYALHTQPCPAVPATRAPQKPAPEWDHAFLSDPALTGMSRQQLSDLTDALALDGDVKRGRPPRLAFPDQVLAAVLHLRVALAAEPLAVLFDSSRTAMHRTLLKIRRLLKTHSIVIPPAATPPSALTALQARVRAQTDNPNSVSSFGDRRAARGPRRFIGRFWSGR